A section of the Centroberyx gerrardi isolate f3 chromosome 8, fCenGer3.hap1.cur.20231027, whole genome shotgun sequence genome encodes:
- the avp gene encoding vasopressin-neurophysin 2-copeptin, whose amino-acid sequence MPHSMFPLCVLGLLALSSACYIQNCPRGGKRALPETGLKQPCMSCGPGDRGRCFGPSICCGEGLGCLLGSPETAHCVEENYLLTPCQAGGRPCGSEGGRCAAAGLCCNSESCAVDLDCLGESEASDPAHGSAGSPAELLLRLLHVATRGQTEY is encoded by the exons ATGCCTCACTCCATGTTTCCACTGTGCGTCCTGGGACTCCTCGCCCTCTCCTCCGCCTGCTACATCCAGAACTGCCCCCGAGGAGGGAAGCGCGCCCTGCCGGAGACTGGACTCAAACAG CCT TGCATGTCCTGTGGCCCCGGGGACAGGGGCCGCTGCTTCGGCCCCAGTATCTGCTGCGGAGAGGGCCTGGGCTGCCTGCTGGGCTCCCCAGAAACAGCTCACTGTGTGGAGGAGAACTACCTGCTCACCCCCTGCCAGGCCGGAGGGAGACCCTGTGGATCTGAGGGAGGACGCTGCGCTGCTGCAGGACTCTGCTGTAACTCAG AGAGCTGTGCTGTGGACTTGGACTGCCTGGGGGAGAGCGAGGCCTCAGACCCGGCTCACGGCTCTGCAGGATCGCCTGCAGAGCTGCTGTTGCGCCTGCTGCATGTGGCCACTAGAGGACAGACTGAGTACTGA
- the ubox5 gene encoding RING finger protein 37 gives MVVNLCLPHFHTTVHCNKLCADGYDVTNLLSADPAVRRRGFKLEYFLRPPVQVTLTFGFQVELCRVDVELWPWGMDRGQACKKLEISTSSDPLRPQTLGPGQGDKQGQEKEQRQRQGKGRHWNKQSQEKEQQHGSRSGESHGHQWSLQAQQWGVEAVDEPQQRGHADRWQRTQQHAQSNTETSHPEPEFKLVGRCELREETQVCFSHSHFRPRPPFPTPPPSRSAGCRQEELWSRGALSLGSVTQLRVTVPFGGAASALGLKALAVWGQPARCCPAEDVERIKRTHEASERRMPRPGFFAPSVSQPTLPLPTTPSPLSVPEEFLDPLTQEVMTLPMLLPSGVSVDSATLEEYQKREATWGRPPNDPFTGVPFTAASQPLPNPHLKSRIDHFLLQTGVGLREGALGRRGEGENPHPSRLLASKVDGESQNSPGPKKGSINHTIPYNVGTGNAKRTTQIKDTGLGNTLENGNDTYNSQPESPGDGPHSKDRRVDLGRSKKRDLRGNPEEPTETSVSSCHAKQKLPQTKRPRTDAASTPSSSSHEQRLSASLDEALLCALQGRPSFTSNSSQRQRDVTTDTEPADTSQHNQPQPTDEKKCSACSRSVSAYSTSASSVYRLTCGHLLCHACLQRISRPLNSVAIVTPSHILCPTCRSPAPRSDIIRVHH, from the exons ATGGTTGTGAATCTCTGCCTGCCGCATTTTCATACCACAGTCCATTGCAACAAG TTGTGTGCAGATGGGTATGATGTCACTAACCTTCTGTCGGCGGACCCTGCTGTCCGGAGACGGGGCTTCAAGCTGGAGTACTTTCTGCGTCCACCGGTACAG GTGACGCTGACGTTTGGCTTCCAGGTGGAGTTGTGCAGGGTGGACGTGGAGCTGTGGCCTTGGGGTATGGACCGAGGACAAGCCTGCAAGAAGCTGGAGATCAGCACCAGCTCTGATCCTCTACGTCCCCAGACCCTTGGCCCAGGTCAGGGTGACAAGCAGGGCCAGGAGaaggaacagagacagaggcagggtAAGGGCCGGCACTGGAATAAACAGAGCCAAGAAAAAGAACAGCAGCATGGCAGTAGATCTGGCGAGTCTCATGGCCACCAGTGGAGCCTTCAGGCCCAGCAGTGGGGTGTGGAGGCTGTAGATGAGCCCCAACAAAGAGGCCATGCTGACAGGTGGCAGAGGACCCAACAGCACGCTCAGTCAAACACTGAAACCAGCCATCCTGAGCCAGAGTTTAAACTGGTGGGTCGCTGTGAACTGAGGGAGGAAACCCAGGTTTGTTTCTCCCACTCCCACTTTCGCCCCCGGCCCCCgttccccacccctcccccatcACGGTCTGCAGGCTGTCGGCAAGAGGAGCTGTGGAGCAGGGGTGCGCTCTCATTGGGCTCTGTGACACAACTTCGTGTGACTGTGCCGTTTGGTGGTGCTGCCTCTGCACTGGGGCTCAAGGCTTTGGCAGTGTGGGGACAGCCTGCACGCTGCTGCCCCGCAGAAGATGTGGAGAGGATTAAGAGAACCCATGAGGCCAGCGAAAGACGGATGCCACGGCCTGGATTTTTTGCCCCATCTGTCAGTCAGCCAACACTGCCACTCCCAACAACTCCTAG CCCTCTGTCAGTCCCAGAAGAGTTCCTTGACCCCTTAACCCAGGAAGTGATGACACTGCCCATGCTGCTGCCCAGTGGAGTGTCGGTGGACAGCGCCACCCTGGAGGAGTACCAGAAGAGGGAAGCCACTTGGGGTCGACCCCCCAACGACCCCTTCACAGGGGTCCCATTCACCGCAGCCTCCCAGCCACTCCCCAACCCCCACCTGAAAAGCCGCATTGATCACTTCCTCCTCCAGACGGGGGTGGGGTTGAGGGAGGGGGCGTTGGGGAGACGGGGTGAGGGAGAAAATCCACACCCATCAAGGCTCTTGGCTTCTAAGGTAGATGGAGAGTCCCAGAACTCTCCAGGTCCCAAAAAAGGGTCAATAAACCATACCATCCCATATAATGTTGGCACTGGAAACGCAAAGAGGACTACACAGATCAAAGACACTGGATTGGGAAATACATTAGAAAATGGGAATGACACATACAACTCCCAGCCTGAAAGCCCAGGGGATGGGCCTCATTCCAAAGATAGGAGAGTAGACTTGGGTAGAAGCAAGAAACGAGACCTACGTGGAAATCCCGAAGAACCAACAGAAACTTCAGTCAGTTCTTGTCACGCAAAGCAAAAACTACCTCAAACAAAAAGGCCAAGAACTGATGCAGCCTCCA ctcccagcagcagctcccaTGAGCAGCGTCTGTCGGCCAGCCTGGACGAGGCCCTCCTCTGCGCCCTGCAGGGTCGACCCTCCTTCACCTCAAACTCCtcccagagacagagagacgttACTACTGACACTGAGCCAGCTGACACCTCCCAACACAACCAACCACAACCAACAG ATGAGAAGAAGTGTTCAGCCTGTTCCCGCTCCGTCTCTGCATACTCCACATCTGCGTCATCTGTCTACCGCCTAACCTGCGGTCACTTACTCTGCCACGCCTGCCTGCAGAGGATATCACGACCACTGAACTCTGTCGCTATAGTAACACCCAGTCACATCCTGTGTCCCACCTGCcgaagccccgccccccgcaGTGACATCATACGTGTGCATCACTGA
- the lzts3b gene encoding uncharacterized protein lzts3b has translation MNQHHHREMAAARADSENNPANQNPPNHNPPKILPVSGKLEQVIQNNSGLVRPSAFKPVVPKSFHSMQNLVGQAGGAGSEGKAEARGEGLSEGRSGRRGRDGGGGESGEVPEALLLDQDSPVRVSRTEGAGNGSGSGYGPPAVLGPLSASTSHINRLGMVGAAAGLDKLEKPGYQNGLSASDSGRSSSGKSSSSYQRLSHLSDAPAPLRPSPSSDDIIQDLEDRLWEKEQEVQHMRRNLDQSEAAIIQVFEEKQRVWERQMDELRQNYASRLQQVTRRAQRSQTALQAQITRLSQDKRRLQEEMAALLAQREELERKCLDYRKEQADILPRLEETKWEVCQKAGEISLLKQQLRESQAEVTQRAGEMVALRGQLKELNAQLREREEAMLGLKDSYSSKSLELEKCEGELRRTLSEVSILREKLGVFEAEVLSLKRALNEVGRGAEVVISPNLAAAGLLPPWGALHCPRTPSEPSSTSLTPTSDTLLSLQSDEAKAQRQEAQRQERQQREEAQWREVQQRQDVHIQQDMQLRQEAQIRQEVQLRQEAHLRQEAHLRQEAQIRQEAHLRQEAQLRQEVQLRQEVQLRQEVQLRQEAQFRHEAQLCQEVQLRQEVHQSQRGQEGHWDEAGDLRRQLEQLQAALRLERQQRERQALNFDQERHTWQDEKERVLKYQAQLQLSYVETLQKNQALEKRMGQLGAKLTTTSTTTPSPSSSNSPPPPPALSPLSPQPPASLPAPIALTLSPPCEDQKGPPSLHQLAPPWAGPSRLERIESTEI, from the exons ATGAATCAACACCACCACAGAGAGATGGCGGCCGCCAGAGCTGACAGCGAGAACAATCCAGCCAACCAGAACCCTCCTAACCATAACCCGCCCAAGATTCTGCCAGTGTCGGGAAAACTGGAGCAGGTAATTC AGAACAACTCAGGGCTGGTTCGTCCCTCTGCCTTCAAGCCAGTGGTTCCCAAGAGCTTCCACTCCATGCAGAACCTGGTGGGCCAGGCAGGAGGGGCTGGGAGCGAGGGGAAGGCTGAGGCAAGAGGTGAAGGATTGAGTGAGGGAAGAAGCggcaggagaggcagagatggaggaggaggggaatcAGGAGAGGTCCCAGAGGCCCTACTCCTTGACCAGGACAGCCCAGTGAGGGTCAGCAGAACTGAGGGAGCAGGAAATG GCTCTGGGTCTGGTTATGGCCCCCCGGCCGTCCTGGGGCCTCTCAGTGCCTCCACTAGCCACATCAACAGGCTGGGCATGGTTGGGGCAGCTGCAGGCCTGGATAAGCTGGAAAAACCTGGCTACCAG AACGGGCTTAGTGCCTCGGACAGCGGCCGCTCCTCCTCGGGAAAGAGCTCCTCGTCCTATCAGAGGCTGAGCCATCTGAGTGATGCCCCAGCGCCGCTacgcccctccccctcctctgatgacatcatccagGACCTGGAAGACCGCCTGtgggagaaagagcaagag GTGCAGCACATGCGCCGTAACCTGGACCAAAGTGAGGCGGCAATCATTCAGGTGTTTGAGGAGAAGCAACGTGTCTGGGAGCGCCAGATGGATGAGCTGAGACAGAACTATGCCTCACGCCTGCAGCAG GTGACACGTCGTGCCCAGCGCTCCCAGACTGCCCTGCAGGCCCAGATAACACGTCTGTCCCAGGACAAGAGGAGGCTCCAGGAGGAGATGGCAGCTCTGCTAGcccagagagaggagctggagaggaagtGTCTGGATTACAGGAAGGAGCAGGCTGACATCTTGCCTCGCCTGGAGGAGACCAAGTGGGAG GTGTGTCAGAAGGCAGGAGAGATCTCCCTGCTGAAGCAGCAGCTGAGAGAGAGCCAGGCTGAAGTGACCCAGCGAGCTGGAGAGATGGTGGCACTGAGAGGCCAGCTGAAGGAGCTCAATGCCCAGCTGAGGGAGCGGGAGGAGGCCATGCTGGGCCTCAAGGACTCCTACAGCTCCAAGAGTCTGGAGCTGGAGAAGTGTGAGGGAGAGCTGAGGAGGACTCTGTCAGAG GTGTCCATCCTTAGAGAAAAACTGGGTGTATTTGAGGCAGAGGTGCTTAGTTTGAAGCGGGCTCTGAATGAGGTGGGCAGGGGAGCCGAAGTCGTAATTAGCCCTAATTTGGCAGCAGCAGGGCTATTGCCACCCTGGGGAGCTCTCCACTGCCCACGCACCCCCTCTGAACCCTCATCTACCTCCCTCACCCCCACTTCTGACACCTTGCTGAGTCTTCAGAGTGATGAGGCCAAAGCTCAGAGGCAGGAAGCTCAGAGACAGGAGAGGCAGCAACGTGAAGAAGCTCAGTGGCGTGAGGTGCAGCAGCGGCAGGATGTCCACATCCAGCAGGACATGCAACTGCGTCAGGAGGCCCAAATCCGTCAAGAGGTCCAACTACGCCAAGAAGCTCACCTGCGTCAGGAAGCCCATCTCCGCCAGGAAGCCCAAATCCGTCAAGAGGCCCATCTCCGCCAGGAAGCACAACTGCGTCAAGAGGTCCAGCTCCGCCAAGAGGTCCAGCTCCGCCAGGAGGTCCAACTGCGTCAAGAGGCCCAGTTTCGTCACGAGGCCCAACTTTGCCAGGAGGTCCAGCTGCGTCAGGAGGTCCACCAGTCACAGCGGGGCCAGGAGGGTCATTGGGATGAGGCAGGGGACCTGCGCAGGCAACTGGAGCAGCTACAGGCGGCCTTGCGGCTGGAGCGACAGCAGCGGGAACGCCAGGCCCTCAACTTTGACCAGGAGCGTCACACCTGGCAGGATGAGAAGGAACGGGTTTTAAAATACCAGGCTCAGTTACAGCTCAGCTATGTGGAAACCCTGCAGAAGAACCAGGCTTTGGAAAAACGTATGGGCCAGCTGGGAGCCAAACTGACCACAACCTCCACCAccactccctccccctcttcctccaactctccacctccaccaccagccctctctcctctgtctccccagcctccagcctctctccctgcccccatcgccctcaccctctctccacCCTGTGAGGACCAGAAGggccctccttctctccaccaGCTTGCGCCTCCCTGGGCAGGACCCTCACGCCTGGAGAGGATCGAATCCACTGAGATATAA